A window from Nitrospinota bacterium encodes these proteins:
- a CDS encoding cyclic nucleotide-binding domain-containing protein: MFVIKEYRKGKKIVRQGTHGTSAFLIKKGKVEVYREDADGNKKVLAQLKENDLFREMAMISAETRSASVIALEDCEVAVLTREKFLALPDTSPAVVRLQTIMKERLNEGK, encoded by the coding sequence ATGTTTGTTATCAAGGAATATCGTAAGGGGAAAAAAATAGTTCGACAAGGCACTCATGGTACCAGCGCGTTCCTGATCAAAAAGGGAAAAGTGGAAGTGTATCGGGAAGATGCTGATGGTAACAAAAAAGTTCTTGCTCAACTAAAAGAGAACGATCTGTTTAGAGAAATGGCTATGATATCGGCTGAGACACGTTCGGCATCAGTCATTGCTCTGGAAGATTGTGAAGTAGCTGTATTGACCCGTGAAAAATTTCTTGCCCTCCCGGATACCAGTCCTGCCGTAGTTCGACTACAGACCATCATGAAAGAACGTCTTAACGAAGGCAAATAG
- a CDS encoding acylphosphatase — protein sequence MLTSVHLIVRGLVQGVWFRAGTREQALKLGLCGWAKNCPDGTVEIHAEGEKESLEKLIEWCRTGPSAAEVSSLDIEWVEPQGLTTFEIHH from the coding sequence ATGTTAACGAGTGTTCACCTTATTGTGCGAGGCCTGGTTCAGGGAGTTTGGTTCAGGGCTGGAACACGTGAGCAGGCTTTGAAACTGGGGTTATGTGGCTGGGCAAAAAACTGCCCGGACGGAACGGTTGAAATTCATGCGGAGGGAGAAAAGGAATCCCTGGAAAAGCTTATAGAGTGGTGCCGAACAGGCCCGTCGGCGGCTGAAGTTTCTTCTCTTGATATTGAGTGGGTAGAGCCTCAGGGTCTGACCACTTTTGAAATTCATCATTAG
- the rpsU gene encoding 30S ribosomal protein S21: MEVTVYQNQVEKALKVLKRQMTKEGLLKELKRRRFYEKPSVKKKRKQKEAKKKRKAAMRRMRSYNRL, translated from the coding sequence TTGGAAGTCACAGTTTACCAAAATCAAGTTGAAAAAGCTTTAAAAGTCTTAAAAAGACAAATGACCAAGGAAGGACTGTTGAAGGAACTTAAACGCCGCAGGTTTTATGAGAAGCCTTCCGTTAAGAAAAAGCGCAAGCAGAAGGAAGCCAAGAAGAAGAGAAAAGCCGCCATGCGTCGAATGCGGTCCTATAACCGACTTTAA
- a CDS encoding PDZ domain-containing protein produces the protein MSPNPVTQTIRIILATLFLFWFLLLSRKGHSEEFAVPNSGSPYKSLTKLEAGQIIHIPTGLLVSKEQMMDSISASRVIYVGETHDNIEAHKVQLQIIQHLADKYPVAIGLEMFRRSAQEKLDLYQQGQLSQRELRSLFRSNWGSGFGLYKPIFDFAKSRGMPLIGLKSSRDVENQFRSGDEAPGDTLYPEIDDTDPYHRAFSMSAFGGHSAKVLEKPYRMLLLWEETMAQTVAEFLRNPANKEKKLVVLAGGFHVQYGFGIPKRAYRRIPHNYSIVLPDITVVPDNLKDREMTVKQVSIPLYSSDYTWKVEYKVPGHNKVKLGVRLTQEKGGGVHIKFVEKNSNAQNAGIKSGDLLLSMDGKPLARVDDLLELLANKKLDDRSTFQLQRGNKTLTVEVIFKKKKT, from the coding sequence ATGAGCCCGAATCCTGTTACGCAGACCATACGCATTATCCTGGCAACCTTGTTTTTATTTTGGTTTTTGCTACTTTCCCGCAAAGGCCATTCTGAGGAATTTGCTGTACCCAATTCAGGATCTCCATATAAGAGCCTGACAAAACTGGAAGCCGGTCAAATCATTCATATTCCAACAGGATTGCTGGTTAGCAAAGAGCAGATGATGGATTCCATTTCAGCTTCCCGGGTCATCTATGTTGGCGAAACCCACGATAATATCGAAGCTCACAAAGTGCAGTTGCAAATCATTCAACATCTGGCCGATAAATATCCTGTAGCAATTGGACTGGAAATGTTCCGCCGCTCAGCCCAGGAAAAACTGGACCTCTACCAACAGGGCCAACTTTCGCAACGGGAACTCAGGAGTCTTTTTCGTTCCAACTGGGGAAGTGGTTTTGGTCTCTATAAACCCATATTCGATTTTGCGAAATCCAGGGGAATGCCTTTGATCGGACTAAAATCCAGCCGGGATGTGGAAAACCAATTTAGATCGGGAGATGAAGCACCCGGCGACACACTGTATCCTGAAATTGACGATACCGACCCATATCACAGAGCCTTCTCCATGTCAGCTTTCGGAGGACATTCTGCGAAAGTGCTGGAAAAACCATACCGAATGCTGTTGCTCTGGGAAGAAACCATGGCTCAGACTGTTGCAGAATTTTTACGCAATCCGGCTAATAAGGAAAAAAAGCTGGTGGTGCTGGCAGGAGGGTTTCATGTGCAATATGGTTTTGGTATCCCAAAGCGCGCTTATAGAAGAATCCCTCATAACTATTCCATCGTCCTGCCCGACATTACCGTAGTGCCGGATAATTTGAAAGACAGGGAAATGACGGTGAAACAAGTTTCCATTCCTTTATATTCTTCAGATTATACCTGGAAGGTGGAATACAAAGTTCCCGGTCATAATAAAGTCAAATTGGGAGTGCGGCTTACCCAGGAAAAAGGTGGAGGAGTGCATATAAAGTTTGTAGAAAAAAACTCCAACGCTCAAAACGCGGGAATAAAATCGGGTGACCTGCTGCTCAGTATGGATGGGAAACCCCTGGCCAGGGTGGATGATTTACTTGAATTACTGGCAAACAAAAAGCTTGATGACCGCTCAACATTTCAACTCCAACGTGGCAATAAAACCCTTACGGTTGAAGTGATCTTTAAAAAGAAAAAAACTTGA
- a CDS encoding tetratricopeptide repeat protein has product MKPKKTKCCSTGHSIFHHAVKVLFTIFTLCIFLEPKLVLAVDFKTYLKGVREEITRHKESILEDPLDAIAYFELGRAYLALGKHEEEVKAYQEAISLNPKYISAHYNLSIAFDLLKDGPNAIKHMLSALKLSTEKRNHARIRNVQRQLKRLYLKYPDTTRISEE; this is encoded by the coding sequence ATGAAACCTAAAAAGACAAAGTGTTGTTCAACTGGTCATAGCATTTTTCACCATGCAGTAAAAGTACTTTTCACTATTTTTACCCTATGCATATTTCTTGAACCAAAACTGGTTTTGGCCGTAGACTTTAAAACCTATTTAAAGGGCGTGCGGGAGGAAATAACACGTCACAAGGAGAGCATTCTTGAAGATCCTCTGGACGCGATAGCATACTTCGAGTTGGGAAGGGCTTATCTTGCTCTTGGAAAACATGAAGAAGAAGTAAAAGCTTATCAGGAAGCGATCTCACTCAATCCCAAGTATATTTCTGCACATTATAATCTTAGTATTGCGTTTGATTTATTAAAGGATGGACCAAATGCGATCAAACACATGCTTTCTGCTCTGAAATTGTCTACGGAAAAAAGAAACCATGCGCGCATCAGAAATGTACAACGTCAGCTGAAACGCCTCTACTTGAAGTACCCGGATACAACAAGAATATCGGAAGAGTAG
- a CDS encoding sodium ion-translocating decarboxylase subunit beta, giving the protein MEFSFGASASKILNSTGFSSLGGGDLIMIIVACVLIYLAVWKKFEPLLLLPMGFSALLANIPMSMMASTDEGGLLNIFYQGIKHEILPPLIFMGVGALTDFGPLLANPATLLLGAAAQIGVYVTLIGAVLLGFNMHEASAIGIIGGADGPTSIFIASKLAPHLLAPIAVAAYSYMSLVPLIQPPIMKLLTTEEERKIKMEQLQPISQTVKIVFPVIVTFVCCLMLPGVTPLLGMLMLGNLFRESGVTARLHETAETHLINIVTILLATAVGSSMTADSFLRVETIKIIVLGLLAFCIATVGGVVFGKIMCKATGGRVNPLIGSAGVSAVPMAARVSQKVGSEADSSNFLLMHAMGPNVAGVIGSAVAAGVFISLFGDNVPAPHAEIADVIGTAEPSAKAAISQVVEAIKLNH; this is encoded by the coding sequence ATGGAATTCAGTTTCGGCGCGTCTGCGTCAAAAATACTTAACTCTACTGGCTTCTCCAGCTTGGGTGGAGGCGATTTAATCATGATTATAGTCGCCTGCGTGTTGATCTATCTTGCTGTCTGGAAGAAGTTTGAACCGCTCCTGCTCCTTCCTATGGGATTCAGTGCGTTGCTGGCTAACATTCCCATGAGCATGATGGCCAGTACTGATGAGGGTGGACTGCTCAACATTTTTTACCAGGGCATCAAGCATGAGATACTTCCTCCCCTGATCTTCATGGGAGTGGGTGCGTTGACAGACTTTGGTCCCCTGTTGGCCAATCCTGCTACGCTACTCCTCGGTGCCGCAGCCCAGATCGGCGTTTACGTTACCTTGATTGGTGCCGTACTTCTCGGTTTTAATATGCATGAAGCAAGTGCTATCGGTATCATTGGCGGAGCGGATGGTCCCACTTCCATTTTTATAGCATCCAAGTTGGCTCCGCACCTTCTGGCTCCAATTGCCGTGGCCGCTTATTCCTATATGTCTCTGGTTCCGCTCATTCAACCTCCTATCATGAAACTTCTGACTACAGAGGAAGAACGAAAAATTAAAATGGAGCAGTTGCAACCCATTTCCCAAACGGTAAAAATTGTTTTCCCGGTTATTGTGACCTTCGTCTGCTGTTTGATGTTACCCGGCGTCACCCCGCTTCTGGGAATGCTGATGCTTGGCAATTTGTTCCGCGAGTCAGGGGTCACCGCCCGCTTGCACGAAACAGCAGAAACCCATTTGATCAACATCGTTACTATTCTGTTGGCAACGGCCGTAGGTTCTTCCATGACCGCCGACTCTTTTTTGCGGGTTGAAACCATTAAAATCATCGTGCTGGGTTTATTGGCTTTCTGTATTGCAACAGTTGGAGGAGTTGTTTTTGGAAAAATCATGTGCAAGGCGACCGGGGGTCGTGTGAATCCACTTATTGGTTCAGCCGGGGTATCAGCCGTTCCTATGGCAGCACGTGTTTCCCAGAAAGTGGGCTCAGAAGCGGATTCCTCAAATTTCTTATTGATGCATGCAATGGGACCAAATGTAGCAGGCGTTATTGGTAGCGCAGTGGCCGCAGGTGTTTTTATCTCCCTGTTTGGAGACAATGTGCCAGCACCGCACGCTGAGATTGCCGATGTAATTGGGACAGCAGAGCCCAGTGCCAAAGCCGCAATATCCCAAGTGGTCGAGGCTATAAAGCTGAACCACTAA
- the rlmB gene encoding 23S rRNA (guanosine(2251)-2'-O)-methyltransferase RlmB produces the protein MRSKEESLIVGINPVREALIVSKRQCYRVIAEQGKTHSRIDEIIKLAKEKQIPVEILPKSTFQNKFKNQVHQGIAGYFSAILTLELNDMVKTVFQKSSLPTLVILDGIQDPQNLGAIIRSAETLGIHGMILPKHGTSSLTETVSKCSSGAIEHLPITWVTNLTRCIEQLKESGFWIAGVVADGEIPCYQYRFDTPVALVIGGEEKGIRPLLKKSCDVTLSIPMKGQLESLNAASASAVVFYENLRQKMLESSRK, from the coding sequence ATGCGATCTAAGGAAGAATCTTTAATTGTCGGAATCAACCCAGTACGGGAAGCCCTTATAGTCTCTAAGCGACAATGTTACAGAGTTATAGCAGAACAGGGTAAAACCCATTCCAGAATTGATGAGATAATCAAGTTAGCGAAGGAAAAACAAATTCCTGTCGAAATTTTGCCTAAATCAACCTTCCAGAATAAGTTTAAAAACCAGGTTCATCAAGGGATTGCCGGGTACTTTTCCGCCATTTTGACCCTGGAGCTTAATGACATGGTCAAAACAGTGTTTCAAAAAAGTTCCCTGCCGACTCTCGTAATTCTAGATGGCATTCAGGACCCGCAAAACCTGGGAGCAATCATCCGGTCCGCTGAAACGCTTGGGATTCATGGAATGATTCTGCCTAAACATGGCACTTCATCTTTAACTGAAACCGTCTCTAAATGTTCTTCCGGTGCCATCGAACATTTACCGATTACATGGGTTACAAATTTAACCCGATGTATCGAACAACTGAAAGAATCTGGATTCTGGATTGCAGGTGTTGTGGCTGATGGAGAAATACCCTGTTACCAATATCGGTTTGATACTCCTGTAGCCCTGGTCATTGGTGGAGAGGAAAAGGGAATTAGACCTTTGCTGAAAAAATCCTGCGATGTAACCCTCTCAATCCCCATGAAGGGTCAGTTGGAGTCCCTGAATGCCGCGTCAGCCAGTGCAGTTGTGTTCTACGAAAATTTGCGACAAAAAATGCTGGAAAGTTCCCGAAAATAG
- a CDS encoding aldo/keto reductase, which yields MKYRTFCDHKISEIGLGTWQLGADWGDVDDSTAEKVLATAVENGVNFFDTADCYGEGLSEIRLGRFIKSLSADVVIASKVGRFPRPGWPDNFSQEQFRTHTENSLKRLGVDALDLTQVHCPPTELLRQGEVFDWLRTLKMEGKIKQFGFSVESMEEAQLCLKQEGVASLQIIFNIFRQKAISSIFEEALAKKVALIIRLPLASGLLSGTLNEESVFAKNDHRNFNRDGREFNVGETFSGISFEKGLELVNSLRQIAPENLSQFALRWVLDFEAVTVVIPGSKNPLQVADNCAASDLPPLSPEVHDALGNFYSDKVAHHIRGKY from the coding sequence ATGAAATACAGGACATTTTGCGATCACAAAATTTCTGAAATCGGACTGGGTACCTGGCAACTTGGTGCTGATTGGGGTGATGTAGATGATTCCACAGCTGAAAAAGTTCTCGCTACCGCAGTTGAAAATGGGGTGAACTTCTTTGACACTGCCGACTGCTATGGTGAGGGTTTATCTGAAATCAGGCTCGGTAGATTTATTAAATCTTTATCTGCAGATGTTGTGATCGCCTCCAAGGTCGGCAGATTTCCCCGACCCGGTTGGCCGGATAACTTTTCTCAAGAACAATTTCGAACACACACAGAAAATTCCCTGAAACGTCTTGGAGTGGACGCCCTGGACTTGACGCAAGTGCATTGCCCGCCCACCGAGCTTTTGAGACAGGGTGAAGTGTTTGACTGGTTGAGAACCTTGAAGATGGAAGGAAAGATCAAACAATTTGGGTTTAGCGTCGAGTCCATGGAAGAGGCCCAGTTATGCCTGAAACAAGAAGGGGTGGCTTCATTGCAAATCATATTTAATATTTTTAGGCAAAAAGCAATTTCTTCTATTTTCGAGGAGGCTTTGGCAAAAAAAGTGGCCCTCATCATTCGGCTTCCACTTGCCTCTGGTCTGCTTTCTGGAACATTGAATGAGGAATCAGTTTTTGCCAAAAACGATCACAGAAATTTCAACCGGGATGGCAGGGAGTTCAACGTTGGCGAAACTTTTTCCGGGATATCCTTTGAAAAAGGGCTTGAGCTAGTTAACAGCCTTAGACAAATTGCCCCGGAAAACCTGTCCCAGTTTGCTTTGAGATGGGTTTTGGATTTTGAAGCCGTCACGGTAGTGATTCCCGGCTCGAAAAATCCACTTCAGGTTGCTGATAATTGCGCAGCGAGTGACTTGCCCCCGTTATCCCCGGAAGTTCATGATGCCCTGGGCAACTTCTATTCTGATAAAGTTGCTCATCACATACGAGGAAAATATTAG
- a CDS encoding CBS domain-containing protein, which translates to MSKVSEYMSIQIFSIDPGKYAFEAVDEMYKNKVSALLVKEEENYVGIITKTDWMFLVLKGEGDPKALKVSEVMTKISHTVDENQTIAEVCGVIETNKVRHVPVTRNGEIVGMFSVKDLEKYYLNLHKKTDF; encoded by the coding sequence ATGAGTAAAGTCAGTGAATATATGAGCATCCAGATATTTTCCATCGACCCCGGTAAATACGCTTTTGAAGCGGTTGATGAAATGTATAAAAATAAAGTTAGCGCCCTTTTAGTGAAGGAGGAAGAGAACTACGTTGGAATAATCACAAAAACAGATTGGATGTTTCTGGTTTTAAAGGGTGAGGGCGACCCTAAAGCATTGAAGGTTTCCGAGGTGATGACAAAAATATCGCACACCGTTGACGAGAATCAAACCATCGCAGAGGTGTGCGGCGTCATAGAAACAAACAAGGTTCGCCATGTTCCAGTGACAAGGAACGGCGAAATCGTGGGTATGTTTTCAGTGAAGGACTTGGAAAAATATTATTTAAACTTACACAAGAAAACGGATTTTTAA
- a CDS encoding AsmA family protein translates to MSLQRKRIIFYSLFSLMLAVISVCSLAYYQLRNLGEIKTHAIKKLEELTRREVKIGDAEMDIVRGLSILLKDVSLKSRIAKEPELEASSVWVVVKLLPLLNKRVEVKKIIVQGVSLNVVRDAEGRLSVGNVKKWITQPSESGLFKVLRVSLMNQLMVEDGTIHFQDYLNRPPDDPLPLNLRHIHFSVRKSLLNSPFQFNVKGEIPGDGTPTGFQVSGAFDNFSKDQGITGISINGKVRVDELNVSSFQPYLKKVLAKAPLDSMLSLKSSFSGNLGGALKTEGTLKYSTDSNKGHAILRDARVPHRGGLEYKIALDQDSLHIEELKSESGPFKFRAKASLANFLSKDPSISLDLVSDSFQVNKSMDYLPLKFFPEEYHALVQSRFKNGSIKINALKFDGTLEQLQELAQEKNRGLISSEFEMKHVDWQAPLPALQNVSGTFSISKGKTNLHIAKAKYENQPITNVHGTITDIMTRPSVDLNLENEVDIRQFHGTLKKVFKGHPLFDSIAVYDEFEGTANVRLDVKGPLDDFDKLAISGKIGLQDVSLNDEEFEPRLENLNGNIIYTHTPEADKRKDASWIPVLRYDNLSGNFSKSSFSGMNGEMGFSNGQPLEKMTTTYKIASSDLPFILSDNSEDALVNLKEGLDFTAGQVVMDYRFQRDPTLPETKKEWGEIELKNVSMKYPDRLHAMNNLNGNISYGGGKIRLENLNGRYGDSPVQLEGEIDRKNIKTLEYALRLNFPGLAQSDLKDIPLFEDLKFSGPAHVSLNLNGNLDSFVFEHQADLARVGYEIPGFMEKRPNALSKFKAKGSVEKNKGLTIDNWTYELGGNQVSGTVRIPDLDNPEFTISMQANDFQAYPSRQFFRFISAEIDGSTDFKIVGSGNLNDLQSAKFEGEMKLNKLKIRPENFLSSVTVDANLKFKENRLDIRSGNIVSDQSGLNFSGVYFRGDSPRLELNLSGKGLNIDEIFPEPQGEDISLIERLNQSDFFSRGKGQVRFNLDRLVYKHLNLDRVAGSILLRERELEIKDMTFASNTSVKSGGKMFIDLEGVGHFEGNVQAREMETKNLFGFFGDLFGDSLSGNVKMIDARMSGSGKDWREISQSLSGNISLNIQSGKINTARLKKGVHRLFSSIPQPESLEEDEASPYRQISGDFSCKEGVFETENFVIETENRRTSVVGNFDLVNDQMDTVVGVAPMAQLDRFLTKIPLVGKIITGGDEKSLVKSYYTVKGDFNDPDVSAIPFTSLGKKLMGIFQGIFQTPQDILSPITDNLKTAPPPTPVED, encoded by the coding sequence ATGTCGCTCCAACGAAAAAGGATCATTTTTTATTCTCTGTTCAGCTTGATGCTCGCGGTGATTTCTGTCTGTTCATTGGCATATTACCAGTTGCGCAATCTGGGAGAGATCAAAACTCATGCGATCAAGAAGTTGGAAGAGTTGACACGAAGAGAAGTGAAAATAGGTGATGCTGAGATGGACATTGTCCGCGGCCTCAGCATACTTTTGAAAGATGTATCACTCAAGTCGAGAATTGCAAAGGAACCGGAACTGGAGGCGAGTAGCGTTTGGGTAGTGGTAAAGCTGTTACCGTTACTGAATAAACGTGTTGAAGTGAAGAAAATTATTGTTCAGGGTGTTTCGCTCAACGTGGTCCGTGATGCTGAGGGACGCCTTAGTGTGGGAAACGTGAAAAAATGGATAACCCAACCTTCTGAAAGTGGATTGTTCAAAGTTTTGAGGGTAAGCCTCATGAACCAGCTAATGGTGGAAGATGGGACCATCCATTTTCAGGATTATTTAAACCGTCCGCCTGATGATCCGCTACCATTAAACCTGAGACACATCCATTTTTCAGTAAGGAAAAGTCTTCTAAATTCTCCTTTTCAATTTAATGTTAAAGGTGAAATTCCCGGCGACGGCACACCCACTGGCTTTCAGGTTTCAGGAGCATTTGACAATTTCTCCAAAGACCAGGGCATTACAGGCATATCAATAAACGGTAAGGTCCGTGTTGATGAATTGAATGTCTCAAGTTTTCAGCCATATTTGAAAAAGGTGCTGGCTAAGGCGCCTCTGGACAGCATGTTATCTTTGAAGTCCAGTTTTTCAGGCAACCTTGGTGGAGCATTGAAAACAGAGGGGACTTTGAAATACTCGACAGACTCTAATAAGGGACATGCTATTTTGAGGGATGCCCGTGTTCCTCATCGTGGAGGTTTAGAATACAAGATCGCGCTGGATCAGGATTCACTCCATATTGAAGAATTGAAATCTGAGTCCGGCCCTTTCAAGTTCAGGGCCAAGGCATCCCTTGCAAACTTCCTTTCTAAAGATCCTTCCATTTCCCTGGACTTGGTTTCAGATTCATTTCAGGTAAATAAAAGTATGGATTATCTCCCGTTAAAGTTTTTCCCAGAGGAATATCATGCTTTGGTGCAGTCCCGGTTTAAAAACGGTTCTATAAAGATTAATGCATTGAAGTTTGATGGAACTCTGGAGCAGCTTCAGGAGCTTGCTCAGGAGAAAAACCGGGGTCTGATTTCTTCGGAATTTGAAATGAAGCATGTCGACTGGCAGGCTCCATTGCCTGCCTTGCAAAATGTTTCAGGGACTTTCAGTATAAGCAAAGGGAAAACGAATTTACATATTGCCAAAGCCAAATATGAAAACCAGCCAATAACCAATGTGCATGGAACGATTACTGATATCATGACGAGGCCATCCGTTGACCTCAATCTAGAAAACGAAGTAGATATCAGGCAATTTCATGGAACTCTCAAAAAGGTTTTCAAGGGACATCCCTTGTTCGACTCAATTGCCGTTTACGATGAATTCGAAGGGACTGCAAATGTTCGACTGGATGTAAAAGGTCCGCTGGATGATTTTGACAAGCTTGCGATCTCTGGAAAGATAGGTCTGCAGGATGTTTCTCTAAATGATGAAGAATTTGAGCCGAGACTGGAAAACCTTAATGGGAACATTATATACACCCATACTCCGGAAGCAGATAAGCGCAAAGATGCTTCCTGGATCCCAGTCCTAAGGTATGACAATCTTTCCGGAAATTTTTCCAAAAGTTCATTTTCAGGAATGAATGGGGAAATGGGTTTTAGTAATGGTCAACCTCTTGAGAAAATGACAACGACCTATAAAATTGCCTCCAGCGATTTACCCTTTATCTTGTCTGACAATTCCGAAGATGCGTTGGTCAACCTTAAGGAAGGCCTCGATTTTACTGCAGGCCAAGTGGTTATGGATTACCGGTTCCAGCGTGACCCAACTCTGCCGGAAACCAAGAAGGAGTGGGGAGAAATTGAGCTGAAAAATGTTTCTATGAAATATCCTGACAGGTTACATGCTATGAACAACCTTAATGGGAATATTTCTTATGGCGGTGGGAAGATAAGACTGGAAAACTTGAACGGTCGTTATGGAGATTCCCCAGTTCAGCTTGAAGGGGAAATCGACCGTAAAAATATCAAGACTTTGGAGTATGCCCTTCGTCTTAACTTTCCCGGCCTTGCGCAATCTGACTTAAAGGATATTCCTCTTTTTGAAGATTTGAAATTTTCTGGTCCCGCCCACGTTTCTTTAAATCTGAATGGAAACCTGGACTCATTCGTATTTGAGCATCAGGCTGATCTGGCTCGGGTGGGTTATGAGATTCCCGGATTCATGGAAAAGCGTCCAAATGCCTTGAGTAAATTTAAAGCTAAGGGAAGCGTTGAGAAAAATAAAGGCCTTACTATTGATAACTGGACTTATGAGTTGGGAGGAAACCAGGTCTCGGGAACGGTTCGAATTCCTGATCTGGATAACCCGGAATTTACTATCAGTATGCAAGCTAATGACTTTCAGGCGTATCCTTCCCGTCAGTTTTTCAGGTTTATCAGCGCAGAGATCGATGGAAGCACTGATTTTAAAATTGTTGGTTCCGGTAACCTGAATGACCTTCAAAGTGCAAAATTTGAAGGTGAGATGAAATTGAATAAGCTGAAAATTCGACCGGAAAACTTTTTATCGTCCGTAACGGTGGATGCAAACCTTAAGTTTAAAGAAAACCGCCTCGACATTCGCTCGGGAAATATTGTATCCGATCAAAGCGGTCTTAACTTTTCAGGAGTTTATTTTAGAGGAGACTCACCCAGACTGGAATTAAACCTTTCTGGAAAGGGACTGAATATTGATGAAATTTTTCCTGAACCACAGGGTGAGGATATATCGCTTATCGAACGACTGAACCAGTCTGATTTTTTCTCACGAGGCAAAGGACAAGTAAGGTTTAACCTCGATCGATTGGTTTATAAACATTTGAACCTGGACCGGGTTGCAGGAAGCATACTCCTGAGAGAAAGGGAATTAGAAATAAAAGACATGACTTTTGCTTCCAATACATCTGTGAAAAGTGGTGGGAAGATGTTTATTGATCTTGAAGGTGTCGGGCATTTTGAGGGAAATGTTCAAGCCCGGGAAATGGAAACAAAAAACCTGTTCGGTTTTTTTGGTGATCTTTTTGGAGATAGTTTAAGTGGAAATGTGAAAATGATTGATGCAAGGATGAGTGGAAGCGGAAAGGATTGGCGGGAAATTTCTCAATCCTTGTCGGGTAATATTTCCCTGAATATCCAATCAGGAAAAATAAATACTGCGAGGCTGAAAAAAGGAGTTCACAGGTTGTTCAGTTCTATCCCTCAACCTGAGTCATTGGAAGAGGATGAGGCTTCGCCATATAGGCAAATTTCAGGAGATTTTTCTTGTAAAGAGGGTGTTTTTGAAACGGAAAACTTTGTGATAGAAACCGAAAACCGTAGGACCTCTGTAGTTGGAAACTTCGATCTGGTCAACGATCAAATGGATACAGTAGTGGGAGTTGCGCCCATGGCACAGCTGGACAGGTTCCTGACCAAAATTCCGCTGGTCGGTAAAATCATAACTGGCGGAGATGAAAAAAGCCTGGTGAAATCCTATTATACGGTGAAAGGGGATTTTAATGATCCCGATGTAAGCGCGATTCCTTTTACATCCCTTGGCAAGAAGTTGATGGGTATCTTCCAGGGAATTTTTCAGACTCCACAGGACATCCTGAGTCCTATAACAGATAACCTGAAAACCGCACCGCCTCCAACTCCTGTTGAAGACTAG